From Candidatus Binatia bacterium:
ATGAAGCGGGAAAACCTCGTGGGAATCAGTCGTCGCAAGTGGATTCGTACGACGGAGCGCTGCCGTGGCGCAAGGCCGGCGCCGGATCTGGTAGATCGCAGGTTCATTGCCGACGGCCCGAA
This genomic window contains:
- a CDS encoding IS3 family transposase → MSRTSYGSPRIHREFRDDGIRIGRKRVERLMKRENLVGISRRKWIRTTERCRGARPAPDLVDRRFIADGP